The proteins below come from a single Edaphobacter acidisoli genomic window:
- a CDS encoding DUF4126 domain-containing protein, whose amino-acid sequence MSFTPANIAALVIAASFAAGLNVYATVLTLGLLARAHWAVLPPGLEVLGHTWVLVVCGIMFAIEFVADKIPGFDMVWNGLHTVVRAPVAALVAYHASSQLSPEMQVLATALAAAIALAAHSSKTAIRAAVTPSPEPVSNIALSSSEDVVAIGLTWFATHHPFVAAGAALVLLMAAVGSGWALLRAVKKPLKKLFGGGAEQQSAGMEPPA is encoded by the coding sequence ATGAGCTTTACACCTGCCAATATTGCGGCGCTGGTGATTGCCGCCAGCTTTGCCGCCGGGCTGAATGTCTATGCCACGGTGCTGACGCTTGGGCTGCTGGCGCGGGCGCATTGGGCGGTGCTGCCACCGGGGCTTGAGGTGCTGGGGCACACGTGGGTGCTGGTGGTGTGCGGCATCATGTTTGCGATTGAGTTTGTCGCGGACAAGATTCCCGGATTCGACATGGTGTGGAATGGACTGCACACGGTGGTGCGTGCGCCGGTGGCGGCGTTGGTGGCGTATCACGCGAGCTCGCAACTGTCGCCGGAGATGCAGGTGCTGGCTACGGCACTGGCCGCGGCGATTGCGCTGGCTGCGCACAGCTCGAAGACGGCGATTCGCGCGGCGGTGACGCCGAGTCCGGAGCCGGTGTCGAATATTGCGCTGAGCAGCTCGGAAGATGTGGTTGCGATTGGGCTGACCTGGTTTGCGACGCATCATCCGTTTGTTGCTGCGGGTGCGGCATTGGTGTTGCTGATGGCTGCGGTGGGAAGTGGATGGGCGTTGCTGCGGGCGGTGAAGAAGCCGTTGAAGAAGCTGTTTGGCGGTGGGGCCGAGCAGCAAAGCGCGGGGATGGAGCCTCCGGCTTAG
- the serS gene encoding serine--tRNA ligase — MIDTAFVRANLALVEESLRARGADPASVLGDFTAIDRERREAITQVETLKSQRNKLTEEIARLRKSGADASAQTEQTRTLKAEVEALEARATDADLRMTAILQSVPNIPQASVPVGRSEHDNKVEKLWGEQPNFDFPAKPHWELGEVLGILDFNRAAKISGSRFVVHYGQGARLERALANFMLDLHTREHGYTEVLPPYMVNSKSLFGTGQLPKFAEDLFHCDDKGSYVAGEYQDSDHWLIPTAEVPVTNLFRDETLDESQLTTSFCAYTPCFRSEAGSYGKDVRGMIRQHQFQKVELVKFTTPEKSNEEHEALTRNAERVLELLGLPYRRVMLCTGDMGFASAKTYDLEVWLPGQNLYREISSCSNFEAFQARRANIKYRPAGSKKSEFVHTLNGSGLAIGRTWLAILENYQQADGTIKVPQALIPYMNGDTVIGRHQPGKSNV, encoded by the coding sequence ATGATCGACACAGCATTCGTCCGGGCGAACCTCGCCCTCGTAGAGGAATCCCTGCGCGCCCGTGGCGCCGACCCAGCCTCCGTCCTCGGCGACTTCACCGCCATCGACCGCGAGCGCCGCGAGGCCATCACCCAGGTCGAGACCCTCAAGTCCCAGCGCAACAAGCTCACCGAAGAGATCGCCCGCCTCCGCAAGTCCGGAGCCGACGCCTCCGCCCAGACCGAGCAGACCCGCACCCTCAAGGCCGAAGTCGAAGCCCTCGAAGCCCGCGCCACCGACGCCGACCTGCGCATGACGGCGATCCTGCAATCAGTCCCGAACATCCCACAAGCATCCGTCCCCGTAGGCCGTTCCGAGCACGACAACAAAGTCGAAAAGCTCTGGGGCGAGCAGCCAAACTTCGACTTCCCCGCCAAGCCCCACTGGGAGCTAGGCGAAGTCCTCGGCATCCTCGACTTCAACCGCGCCGCCAAAATCTCCGGCTCACGCTTCGTCGTCCACTACGGACAAGGCGCGCGCCTCGAACGCGCCCTCGCCAACTTCATGCTCGACCTCCATACACGCGAGCACGGCTACACCGAAGTCCTCCCACCCTACATGGTCAACTCGAAGTCACTCTTCGGCACCGGCCAGCTCCCCAAGTTCGCCGAAGACCTCTTCCACTGCGACGACAAGGGCAGCTACGTTGCAGGCGAATACCAGGACTCCGACCACTGGCTCATCCCCACCGCCGAGGTCCCCGTCACCAACCTCTTCCGCGACGAGACCCTCGACGAATCGCAGCTCACCACCAGCTTCTGCGCCTACACTCCATGCTTCCGCTCGGAGGCCGGCAGCTACGGCAAAGACGTGCGCGGCATGATCCGCCAGCACCAGTTCCAGAAGGTCGAGCTGGTCAAATTCACCACGCCCGAAAAGTCCAACGAAGAGCACGAAGCCCTCACCCGCAACGCCGAGCGCGTCCTCGAGCTGCTCGGCCTTCCCTACCGCCGCGTCATGCTCTGCACCGGAGACATGGGCTTCGCCTCCGCCAAAACCTACGACCTCGAAGTCTGGCTCCCCGGCCAGAACCTCTACCGCGAAATCTCCTCCTGCTCGAACTTCGAAGCCTTCCAGGCCCGCCGCGCCAACATCAAATACCGCCCCGCAGGTTCGAAGAAGTCCGAGTTCGTCCACACCCTCAACGGCAGCGGCCTCGCCATCGGACGCACCTGGCTCGCCATCCTCGAAAACTACCAGCAAGCCGACGGCACCATCAAGGTTCCCCAGGCCCTCATCCCCTATATGAATGGTGATACCGTCATAGGCAGGCACCAGCCGGGAAAGTCCAATGTTTAA
- a CDS encoding 30S ribosomal protein S1 produces the protein MSNPGIPETETRIETNEPAETSESAVSNETSESNESFDAILSEYEHSHQHRTGEAGGRMEGTVVAVTAEWVFVDIGFKAEGVLPAAVFASAGEMVAPGDKLLVTVKGRNDEGYLELSRMRVEQPKDWSALERAFAEKAVIAGTVTGVVKGGLSVDVGVRAFMPASRSGVRDAAEMEKLVGQEVRCRITKLDAADEDVVVDRRGVLEEEERSTKERRFSEVREGDIVSGTVRSLADYGAFVDIGGVDGLLHVSDIAWTRVKSPADVLSVGQQVEAKVLKVDGAARRISLGMKQLQQHPWDAAAGKYVAGERVRGTVTRAADFGAFVELEPGVEGMVHVSEMSWAKKVRKASDMLKVGDVVEVMILGVNQEERRMSLGLKQALGDPWADIAAKFPVGSAVEGTVASFTKFGAFVQVAEGVEGMIHVSEISAEKRVERPQDVLRAGQVVKAKVLDVDREKRQMRLSMKQLVPTGLDEYIAEHKLGDVVTGRLMEIADGHATVELGEGIIASGRVSVPAAPSEQSVSVGQVDLSSLSSMLAAKWKSGPAASEAKSEPVRVGQIRSFKITLLDRGAKRIEVRLV, from the coding sequence ATGTCCAACCCTGGTATTCCTGAAACCGAAACGCGGATTGAAACGAACGAACCTGCCGAAACAAGCGAGTCTGCTGTTTCAAACGAGACGAGCGAGTCTAACGAATCTTTCGACGCGATTCTGTCTGAGTATGAGCACAGCCATCAGCACCGCACGGGCGAGGCCGGCGGGCGGATGGAGGGCACTGTCGTTGCGGTGACGGCGGAGTGGGTGTTTGTCGATATCGGGTTCAAGGCGGAGGGCGTGCTGCCTGCGGCTGTGTTTGCGAGCGCGGGCGAGATGGTCGCGCCGGGTGACAAGCTGCTGGTGACGGTGAAGGGCCGCAATGATGAAGGCTATCTGGAGCTTTCGCGGATGCGCGTGGAGCAGCCGAAGGATTGGTCGGCGCTGGAGCGGGCGTTTGCGGAAAAGGCTGTGATTGCGGGTACGGTGACGGGTGTGGTGAAGGGCGGGCTGAGCGTGGATGTTGGCGTTCGCGCGTTTATGCCTGCGTCACGCAGCGGTGTGCGCGATGCTGCGGAGATGGAGAAGCTGGTGGGGCAGGAGGTGCGCTGCCGCATTACGAAGCTGGATGCCGCGGATGAGGATGTTGTTGTCGATCGGCGCGGGGTGCTGGAGGAGGAAGAGCGTTCGACGAAGGAGCGGCGCTTCTCGGAGGTGCGCGAGGGCGACATTGTTTCGGGTACGGTGCGCAGTCTGGCCGACTACGGTGCGTTTGTCGATATCGGGGGCGTGGACGGGTTGCTGCATGTGAGCGACATCGCGTGGACGCGGGTGAAGAGTCCGGCGGATGTGTTGAGCGTGGGGCAGCAGGTTGAAGCGAAGGTGCTGAAGGTGGATGGCGCGGCGCGGCGGATTTCGCTGGGGATGAAGCAACTTCAGCAGCATCCGTGGGACGCGGCTGCGGGCAAGTATGTTGCGGGTGAGCGCGTGCGTGGCACGGTGACGCGCGCGGCGGACTTTGGCGCGTTTGTGGAGCTGGAGCCGGGCGTCGAGGGCATGGTGCACGTGTCGGAGATGTCGTGGGCGAAGAAGGTACGCAAGGCCAGCGACATGCTGAAGGTGGGCGATGTGGTTGAGGTGATGATCCTCGGTGTGAATCAGGAGGAGCGGCGGATGTCGCTGGGGCTGAAGCAGGCGCTCGGTGATCCGTGGGCGGATATTGCGGCGAAGTTTCCGGTGGGCTCGGCTGTCGAGGGCACGGTGGCGAGCTTCACGAAGTTCGGCGCGTTTGTGCAGGTGGCCGAGGGCGTGGAGGGGATGATTCACGTCTCGGAGATCAGCGCGGAGAAGCGCGTGGAACGGCCGCAGGATGTGCTTCGCGCGGGGCAGGTGGTGAAGGCGAAGGTGCTCGACGTGGACCGCGAGAAGCGGCAGATGCGGTTGAGCATGAAGCAGCTGGTGCCGACGGGATTGGACGAGTATATTGCCGAACACAAGCTGGGTGATGTGGTGACGGGGCGGTTGATGGAGATTGCGGACGGACACGCTACGGTGGAGCTGGGTGAGGGGATTATTGCTTCGGGGCGCGTGAGTGTTCCTGCGGCTCCGTCTGAACAGAGCGTGAGTGTGGGGCAGGTGGATCTTTCTTCGTTGAGCTCGATGCTGGCGGCGAAGTGGAAGAGTGGGCCTGCTGCGAGTGAGGCAAAGTCCGAACCCGTGCGCGTGGGGCAGATTCGCAGCTTCAAAATTACGCTGCTGGATCGCGGTGCGAAGCGGATTGAAGTGCGGCTGGTGTAG
- the purH gene encoding bifunctional phosphoribosylaminoimidazolecarboxamide formyltransferase/IMP cyclohydrolase: MTLHNAAVSAPVVDLRPVRRALLSVTDKTGLVEFARTLASHGVDLVSTGGTAKALRDAGLPVRDISDLTGFPEMLDGRVKTLHPKVHGGILHVRGNAEHEASVEEHAIEPIDMVVVNLYAFEKTSQKPGVAFAEVIENIDIGGPSMVRSAAKNFSDVAIVTSVADYAALTEELAANKGSLSRATRWRLAKQAFAVTAAYDAGIASALESIEAPEGKAVFKADELPETVRVIDPLAQTLRYGENPHQKAALYVDGSGKGVAAAEQLQGKELSFNNLVDLDACWELVSEFDEPAVVIIKHTNPCGASTGASVVEAYKRALEADPVSAFGGVIGVNREVDGAAAEEIAKLFVEAIVAPSFTADALARFGAKKNLRLVKIDPADTKRVLKQVSGGLLVQDADRQKITEADLKVATERKPTAEELRALLFAWRVCKHVKSNAIVYARFADGHGQTVGVGAGQMSRVDAAKFGAMKAILPLAGTVAASDAYFPFPDGLETIAAAGATAVIQPGGSVNDPKVIEAANRLGIAMVFTGIRHFRHG, from the coding sequence ATGACCCTACATAATGCTGCTGTAAGTGCTCCTGTCGTCGATCTGCGCCCGGTGCGGCGTGCGCTGCTTTCTGTTACCGATAAGACTGGGCTGGTGGAGTTTGCCCGGACGCTGGCTTCGCATGGGGTGGACCTGGTTTCGACCGGCGGCACTGCGAAGGCGCTGCGTGATGCGGGGCTGCCGGTGCGTGATATCAGCGACCTGACAGGGTTTCCGGAGATGCTGGATGGGCGCGTGAAGACGCTGCACCCGAAGGTGCATGGCGGGATTCTGCATGTGCGCGGGAATGCGGAGCATGAGGCTTCGGTGGAGGAACATGCGATCGAGCCGATCGATATGGTGGTCGTCAATCTGTATGCGTTTGAGAAGACTTCGCAGAAGCCCGGGGTGGCTTTTGCCGAGGTGATTGAGAACATCGATATTGGGGGCCCGTCGATGGTGCGGTCGGCGGCGAAGAATTTTTCGGATGTGGCGATTGTGACTTCGGTTGCGGACTATGCTGCGCTGACTGAGGAGTTGGCTGCGAATAAGGGAAGTCTTTCGCGGGCTACGCGGTGGCGGCTGGCGAAGCAGGCTTTTGCGGTGACGGCGGCTTATGACGCGGGGATTGCTTCGGCGCTGGAGTCGATTGAAGCGCCAGAGGGTAAGGCTGTCTTCAAGGCGGATGAGTTGCCGGAGACGGTGCGGGTGATTGATCCGCTGGCGCAGACGCTGCGGTATGGCGAGAATCCGCACCAGAAGGCGGCACTGTATGTGGATGGCAGCGGCAAGGGCGTTGCTGCGGCGGAGCAGTTGCAGGGCAAGGAGCTGAGCTTCAATAATCTCGTTGACCTGGATGCTTGCTGGGAGCTGGTGAGTGAGTTTGATGAGCCAGCGGTGGTGATTATCAAGCATACGAATCCTTGTGGGGCTTCTACGGGTGCAAGTGTGGTGGAGGCTTATAAGCGGGCGCTGGAGGCTGATCCGGTGTCGGCGTTTGGCGGCGTGATTGGCGTGAACCGTGAGGTGGATGGAGCGGCTGCAGAGGAGATTGCGAAGCTGTTTGTGGAGGCGATTGTCGCGCCTTCGTTCACGGCGGATGCGCTGGCGCGGTTTGGGGCGAAGAAGAATCTGCGGCTGGTGAAGATCGATCCGGCGGACACGAAGCGGGTGTTGAAGCAGGTTTCGGGTGGGCTGCTGGTGCAGGATGCTGATCGGCAGAAGATTACCGAGGCCGATTTGAAGGTGGCGACCGAGCGTAAGCCGACTGCTGAGGAGCTGCGCGCGTTGCTGTTTGCGTGGCGCGTTTGCAAGCATGTGAAGTCGAACGCGATTGTGTATGCGCGGTTTGCCGATGGGCATGGGCAGACGGTTGGTGTGGGCGCGGGGCAGATGAGCCGCGTGGATGCGGCGAAGTTTGGCGCGATGAAAGCGATTCTGCCGCTGGCCGGTACGGTAGCGGCCTCGGACGCCTACTTCCCGTTCCCGGATGGGCTGGAGACGATTGCGGCGGCGGGGGCGACGGCGGTGATTCAGCCGGGCGGCAGCGTGAATGACCCGAAGGTAATCGAGGCGGCAAACCGTTTGGGGATCGCGATGGTCTTTACGGGGATTCGGCACTTCCGGCACGGGTAA
- the dgt gene encoding dGTP triphosphohydrolase, giving the protein MTNDLHLCAVAGAPGDPLLARVFPAPLRPSRTAFQRDRERIVEARAFRRLAGKTQVFTSRASDHFRSRLTHTIEVAQIARAAAATLGLNEDLAETLALVHDIGHPPFGHAGERALDTCLQRHGLRFDHNIHALRIVDHFEQRYAAHRGLNLTLGVREGIVKHSRDYMLADHPELAEFFLDQRPPLEAQLIDLADEIAYLTADLDDGVESGLLEIGHICENVSILSRCYKAVEKQHAGVEEKYLFYEALQLMQNILTDDLIRTTAENVQAIGAASLEDIRRHPSRLAVFSPGAEAERLQEKRYLYETLYTCAPLEREHDKAEEVVTALFEHWINDPEELPPSHFEEVEEEGLARVVADYIAGMTDSFILLQYADIKRALRR; this is encoded by the coding sequence ATGACGAACGATCTGCATCTGTGTGCGGTTGCCGGTGCGCCGGGCGACCCGTTGCTGGCCCGTGTGTTTCCTGCGCCGCTGCGGCCTTCGCGCACTGCATTTCAGCGCGACCGGGAGAGGATTGTCGAGGCGCGGGCGTTTCGCAGGTTGGCGGGTAAGACGCAGGTGTTTACCAGCCGGGCATCGGACCACTTTCGCAGCCGGCTGACGCATACGATTGAAGTTGCGCAGATTGCGCGGGCGGCTGCGGCTACGTTGGGGTTGAACGAAGACCTCGCAGAGACTCTGGCGCTGGTGCACGACATCGGGCATCCTCCGTTTGGCCATGCGGGAGAGCGTGCGCTGGATACGTGCCTTCAGCGGCACGGGCTGCGGTTTGATCACAATATTCATGCGTTGAGGATTGTGGACCATTTTGAGCAGCGGTATGCGGCGCATCGCGGGTTGAACCTGACGCTGGGGGTGCGCGAGGGGATTGTGAAGCACTCGCGCGATTACATGCTGGCGGACCATCCGGAGCTGGCGGAGTTTTTTCTGGATCAACGGCCTCCGCTGGAGGCGCAGTTGATTGACCTGGCAGATGAGATTGCTTATCTGACGGCAGACCTGGATGATGGCGTCGAATCGGGACTGCTGGAGATTGGGCATATCTGCGAGAATGTTTCGATTCTGTCGCGCTGCTACAAGGCGGTGGAGAAGCAGCACGCAGGAGTCGAGGAGAAGTACCTGTTCTATGAGGCGCTGCAACTGATGCAGAACATCCTGACGGATGATCTGATTCGCACGACTGCGGAGAACGTGCAGGCAATCGGAGCAGCGTCGCTTGAAGATATTCGCAGGCATCCTTCGCGGCTGGCGGTGTTTTCGCCTGGGGCGGAGGCGGAGCGGTTGCAGGAGAAGCGCTATCTTTACGAGACCCTGTATACCTGCGCACCATTGGAGCGCGAGCACGACAAGGCTGAAGAGGTAGTGACGGCGCTGTTCGAGCACTGGATCAATGATCCGGAGGAGCTGCCGCCGAGCCATTTCGAAGAGGTTGAGGAGGAAGGGCTTGCGCGTGTGGTGGCCGACTACATTGCAGGAATGACGGACAGCTTCATCCTGCTGCAATATGCGGATATCAAGCGCGCCCTGAGGCGATAG
- a CDS encoding dihydroorotate dehydrogenase, whose amino-acid sequence MRVTVAGVELRSPVIAASGTFGYGVEFEEIVALGKIGAFVTKGLSREPMAGNPAPRVIETAAGMMNAIGLQNMGVRAFVEEKLPKLRAIPGAVVIANVFGYTMDDCAEVIEVLNDAEGVAMYELNASCPNTAHGGMSFGVDPDALYWLSKRCREVADKAGRPLMVKLSPNVTDIGLMAKVSADAGVGAVSLVNTFVSLSIDVETRRPRIANVTGGLSGPAIKPIAVRMVHEVAKAVSIPIVGMGGITKAEDAVEFMLAGATAVQVGTASYADPRAVENIASGLKKWCAGHQVSEVRSLTRGLRV is encoded by the coding sequence ATGCGGGTGACGGTGGCGGGCGTGGAGCTGCGCTCGCCGGTGATTGCTGCGAGCGGGACGTTTGGGTATGGGGTGGAGTTTGAAGAGATCGTCGCGCTGGGGAAGATTGGCGCGTTTGTGACCAAGGGGCTCTCGCGGGAGCCGATGGCGGGGAATCCCGCGCCGCGGGTGATTGAGACGGCGGCGGGGATGATGAACGCGATTGGCTTGCAGAATATGGGCGTGCGCGCGTTTGTCGAGGAGAAGCTGCCGAAGCTGAGGGCGATTCCGGGCGCGGTGGTGATTGCGAATGTGTTTGGCTACACGATGGATGATTGCGCTGAGGTGATCGAGGTGTTGAACGATGCCGAGGGCGTGGCGATGTATGAGCTGAATGCGAGCTGTCCGAATACGGCGCATGGGGGGATGAGCTTTGGGGTCGATCCGGATGCGCTGTACTGGCTCTCGAAGCGGTGCAGGGAGGTTGCGGACAAGGCTGGGCGGCCGCTGATGGTGAAGCTTTCGCCGAATGTGACGGATATTGGGCTGATGGCGAAGGTGTCGGCCGATGCGGGGGTGGGGGCGGTGTCGCTGGTGAATACGTTTGTGTCGCTGTCGATTGATGTGGAGACCAGACGGCCTCGGATTGCGAATGTGACGGGTGGGTTGTCGGGGCCGGCGATCAAGCCGATTGCGGTGCGGATGGTGCATGAGGTGGCGAAGGCGGTGTCGATTCCGATTGTGGGGATGGGCGGGATTACGAAGGCTGAGGATGCGGTGGAGTTTATGCTTGCGGGCGCGACGGCGGTGCAGGTGGGGACTGCGAGTTATGCCGATCCGCGGGCGGTCGAGAATATCGCGAGTGGGCTGAAGAAGTGGTGCGCGGGGCATCAGGTGAGCGAGGTGCGGTCGCTGACGCGCGGGTTGCGGGTGTAG
- a CDS encoding amidase yields MSDLLTKPAVELLSLLDSRKISPLELAEEHIRQIEKLNPQLNALVDFDPARVRAQAAALERSSTKGPLHGLPITVKASISVAGHRCETGSLINKGHTPTEDAVIVARARKAGAIILGTTNCPEFLMAYETDNLLYGRTANPWDLTRTAGGSSGGESAAIAAGMSAAGFGSDGGGSVRTPAHFTGICALKPTPGRIPAAGHLPPCVGPFSLIGTVGPMARTIADVSLLYRVISGQDETDPTGAPVSPRTYTEEDLKHITIGFFEDDGHTPVTPETHQAIRETVRSLRRQGFHVEPFRPRALEQARQLWWKFFVRCGAMFFSPIIRGRESDLSPTFRGFLDIARKDSPLTGDELLQAWAESDVIRRKLLEEMRRFPILITPVCAIPAFHHGERRWTIDNQQVDYLDAMRYTQWFNLLGSPAAVVPVGHSTEGLPIGIQIAGRPHEDELVLSIAAAIERDFGYIAPPMAG; encoded by the coding sequence GTGAGCGACCTGTTGACGAAGCCCGCGGTCGAGCTGCTCTCGCTTCTCGACTCGCGCAAAATCTCTCCGCTTGAGCTGGCCGAAGAACACATCCGCCAAATCGAAAAACTCAACCCGCAGCTCAACGCGCTGGTCGACTTCGACCCCGCCCGCGTCCGCGCACAAGCCGCCGCACTCGAACGCTCCAGTACAAAAGGCCCACTGCACGGCCTTCCCATCACGGTCAAAGCCTCGATCTCCGTCGCAGGTCATCGCTGCGAAACCGGCAGCCTCATCAACAAGGGCCACACACCCACCGAAGACGCCGTGATCGTCGCGCGCGCGCGCAAAGCCGGAGCCATCATTCTCGGCACCACCAACTGCCCCGAGTTCCTCATGGCCTACGAGACCGACAATCTTCTCTATGGCCGCACCGCAAACCCCTGGGACCTCACCCGCACCGCAGGCGGCTCAAGCGGAGGCGAATCCGCAGCCATCGCCGCAGGCATGTCCGCAGCAGGCTTCGGCAGCGACGGCGGCGGCTCCGTCCGCACCCCCGCGCACTTCACCGGCATCTGCGCGCTCAAACCCACACCCGGACGCATCCCCGCCGCAGGCCATCTTCCCCCATGCGTCGGCCCGTTCTCACTCATCGGCACTGTCGGCCCCATGGCCCGCACCATCGCAGACGTGTCGCTGCTCTACCGCGTCATCTCCGGACAAGACGAAACCGACCCCACTGGCGCACCCGTCTCTCCACGCACTTATACCGAAGAAGACTTGAAGCACATCACCATTGGCTTCTTTGAAGACGACGGCCACACCCCTGTCACGCCTGAAACTCACCAAGCCATCCGCGAAACCGTACGCTCGCTCCGTCGCCAGGGCTTCCATGTCGAACCATTTCGTCCTCGCGCGCTCGAACAAGCGCGCCAACTCTGGTGGAAGTTCTTCGTGCGCTGCGGCGCGATGTTCTTCTCGCCCATCATCCGAGGCCGCGAATCCGACCTCAGCCCAACATTTCGAGGCTTCCTAGACATCGCCCGCAAAGACTCACCCCTCACCGGCGATGAGCTCCTCCAGGCATGGGCCGAAAGCGACGTCATCCGCCGCAAACTTCTCGAAGAGATGCGCCGCTTCCCTATCCTCATCACACCAGTCTGCGCCATCCCCGCATTCCACCACGGCGAGCGCCGCTGGACCATCGACAACCAACAAGTCGACTACCTCGACGCGATGCGCTACACCCAATGGTTCAACTTGCTCGGCTCACCCGCAGCGGTCGTCCCCGTCGGCCATTCCACCGAAGGTCTACCGATAGGTATACAGATCGCAGGCCGCCCACACGAAGACGAACTCGTCCTCAGCATCGCCGCAGCCATCGAGCGCGACTTCGGCTACATCGCACCCCCGATGGCAGGTTAG
- a CDS encoding tetratricopeptide repeat protein, which yields MTLRLRASSLRHLGIIPAAALVLASSTAAWASAPTNKKPDHASSYYHYALAHLYEDMAVNAGRQDYAEQAVEQYKLALDADPDSEMLQDGLADLYFKIGRVRDAVSVAQGQIAKDPNDVAAHTLLGKIYLRSLSDTQSTQSQQMLQLAIGEYEKLAQLQPNDVETHLLLGQLYSVDHDSAKAEAQFKAAQSIDADSEDVVLNLARLYSDQGDTERAVQVLNGVPVDDRSARIEMALGASYDQLKKSKDAIAAYRRALDQDPDNLDTERSLANSLLDDGQLNEALKLFKTIVASEPQDAQSQIHISEIQRQQGHYDDALATLEKAKPLVHDSLELSYNEALIYDALGRYDESIAVLTKLVDDSAHEDGKYTDQEKSNRALFLERMGIVYREENKTAEAVAAYQKEVELGGDYARSGYQGVVDSYRDAHQWKEATTAAAAAAKALPKDHSVQLMYAGQLADTGQVNEGLALAKAQLSDKSSASDQRDVHFALAQMYTRLKRFQEASAELDAAAPLATASQDKLYLAFLRGALADREKNLDEAEAQFKIALGIDPQNATVLNYYGYMLADRGVQLVEAQQMIQKAVNLDPQNGAYLDSLGWVCFKSGQYDLAEQYLKKAIARLGNDPTVRDHLGEVYEKTGRLKLAVDEWKQSMADYAQSLPADADPEDVSKVQHKLENARVKLARVSTSNTAVK from the coding sequence ATGACTTTGCGTTTGCGTGCTTCGTCTCTTCGCCACCTCGGGATCATTCCCGCTGCGGCACTTGTGCTTGCCTCTTCGACGGCTGCGTGGGCTTCGGCTCCGACGAATAAGAAGCCGGACCATGCTTCTTCGTACTACCACTATGCGCTGGCGCATTTGTATGAAGACATGGCCGTGAATGCGGGGCGTCAGGACTACGCCGAGCAGGCCGTGGAACAGTACAAGTTGGCGCTGGATGCTGATCCTGACTCGGAGATGCTGCAGGATGGGCTGGCCGATCTCTATTTTAAGATCGGACGCGTGCGCGATGCGGTGTCGGTGGCGCAGGGTCAGATTGCCAAAGACCCGAACGATGTGGCTGCACACACGCTGCTGGGGAAGATTTATCTGCGCTCGCTGAGCGATACGCAGAGCACGCAGTCGCAACAGATGTTGCAGTTGGCGATTGGCGAGTATGAAAAGCTGGCGCAGTTGCAGCCGAATGATGTGGAGACGCACCTGCTGCTGGGGCAACTCTATAGCGTCGATCATGATTCGGCGAAGGCGGAGGCACAGTTCAAGGCGGCGCAGAGCATCGATGCAGACTCAGAAGATGTGGTGCTGAATCTGGCGCGGCTGTATTCGGACCAGGGTGATACGGAGCGAGCCGTGCAGGTGCTGAATGGTGTTCCTGTCGACGACAGGTCTGCGCGGATTGAGATGGCGTTGGGTGCGAGCTATGACCAGTTGAAGAAGTCGAAGGACGCGATTGCGGCGTATCGGCGCGCGCTTGATCAGGACCCGGACAATCTGGATACGGAGCGCAGCCTGGCGAATTCATTATTGGACGATGGCCAGTTGAATGAGGCGCTGAAGCTCTTCAAGACCATCGTGGCCTCGGAGCCGCAGGATGCGCAGTCGCAGATTCATATTTCGGAGATTCAACGTCAGCAGGGTCATTATGACGATGCACTGGCTACCCTGGAGAAGGCCAAGCCGCTGGTTCACGATTCGCTGGAGCTGAGCTACAACGAGGCGTTGATCTATGACGCGTTGGGGCGCTACGACGAGTCGATTGCGGTGCTGACGAAGCTGGTGGATGACTCGGCCCACGAGGACGGAAAGTATACAGACCAGGAGAAGTCGAACCGCGCCCTGTTCCTGGAGCGGATGGGGATCGTCTACCGCGAGGAGAACAAGACTGCGGAGGCCGTGGCGGCGTATCAGAAAGAGGTTGAGCTGGGTGGAGATTATGCCCGGAGCGGCTATCAGGGCGTAGTCGATTCTTATCGCGATGCTCACCAGTGGAAAGAGGCGACCACTGCTGCGGCAGCGGCTGCGAAGGCGTTGCCGAAAGACCACTCGGTGCAGTTGATGTACGCGGGACAGCTTGCCGACACGGGACAGGTGAATGAGGGACTGGCGCTGGCGAAGGCACAGCTCAGCGACAAGTCGAGCGCGAGCGATCAGCGCGATGTGCACTTTGCGCTGGCGCAGATGTACACGCGGCTGAAGCGGTTCCAGGAGGCTTCGGCTGAGCTGGATGCTGCGGCCCCGCTGGCGACGGCTTCGCAGGACAAGCTCTATCTGGCGTTTCTGCGTGGAGCGTTGGCGGACCGCGAAAAGAACCTCGATGAGGCCGAGGCGCAGTTTAAGATTGCGCTTGGGATCGATCCGCAGAACGCGACGGTGCTGAACTACTACGGCTACATGCTGGCGGACCGTGGAGTGCAGCTGGTTGAGGCGCAGCAGATGATTCAGAAGGCGGTCAACCTTGACCCTCAGAATGGAGCTTATCTGGACTCGCTGGGTTGGGTGTGCTTCAAGTCGGGACAGTATGATCTGGCGGAGCAGTATTTGAAGAAGGCCATTGCTCGTCTGGGCAATGACCCGACGGTGCGCGACCATCTGGGCGAGGTGTACGAGAAGACGGGCAGGCTGAAGCTGGCGGTTGATGAGTGGAAGCAGTCGATGGCGGACTATGCGCAGTCGCTGCCTGCCGATGCGGACCCGGAGGATGTCTCCAAGGTGCAGCATAAGCTCGAAAATGCGCGGGTGAAGTTGGCGAGGGTGTCGACGTCCAACACCGCAGTCAAATAG